The Sebastes fasciatus isolate fSebFas1 chromosome 4, fSebFas1.pri, whole genome shotgun sequence genome window below encodes:
- the pidd1 gene encoding p53-induced death domain-containing protein 1, with product MERSREEAADEEDGEQAVKPGRSEDEEEVPDPSEAMLALRLCRDLVYQETGPTVSSGVMMSESPADPERDAPSVSPSSLMDTCGPSTSSLSSSPYSSSHHHHPSSSSSSSSVLSLTPPLPPSVELPALLTDTRLTLDVYRGGSAALPLLWGSIPCQLRGLQYLRLGSEEKPGLDGALGVLHHLTALRSLAVRGHCFYDSQGDPLPGLLTTLPTSVSSLSHLVHLDLSFNQLSSLPSCLLSLPALSSLLLCHNHLSALPPDIGQLSSLTYLTLLGNELVSLPPSLGRLKHLQTLDVSHNLLQQLPDEIGSLEELVKLELSHNKLTQLPESMGSLLALRELVIYSNDLRLIPQCLYKLPLLKIDVRDNPLGRPPTPPPLPPTPDQAETKIQELHLGFNEHSFCVSSAGCHVFLPGGAELLFPPGCLETTTRLKWLEKRPDRKWVWLEEHDILLSRPLELRPHGITFQKPVEVCVPYHRTKRREVVVQRFDGQSWSTLPTDLRRGSESHSSRPGGRPARLACCSVSHFSWFMAVSRPVKDSCSVTPAGALLVSSADPGVKLHFPPDSTVQNRTITLQVLQVSVSEVQALCGDPQARVSPLLCLSQTPSMQFLQPIKVQVPLPSGVTGHTVDASCLHLLHGDPTAQNWTDITSQVSLNITHLYAIFYITHFSWYWLWYTTHSCVSGVVRKVYQRLKQFKVQFFVLQRKTDPSQVMLQCLPANKVDGRVQSLSEQYDGPQPSDLCDLLEGEQFFAGFERGLDISTERPDCVAGRLCFVFYSSLKNLKEVYICPAQGQTGPVRGQVSFYRGEIPSNLPEEVSRKRKGADSQWLATLPLRLPALNSENNFIMEELQYPPLNLGDPESGYLTEANLLSISLQIGQDWRVIGISLGLSYQELDRIQFKYRDNLGALVLDMLFQWARGQKNAGPGAASRLAAAMIESGRRDLADEIEDIVSIGRRKYSESLRRVGLEAESSSLGEAAVDEATLGADG from the exons AtggagagaagcagagaggaagCTGCTGATGAAGAGGATGGAGAGCAGGCAGTGAAGCCAGGCAGGtcagaggatgaagaagaagtaCCAGACCCATCAGAGGCCATGTTGGCTCTGAGGCTCTGCAGAGACCTGGTGTACCAGGAGACTGGACCAACTGTATCCAGTGGTGTGATGATGTCTGAGAGTCCAGCAGATCCAGAGAGGGACGCTCCCTCCGTGTCTCCCTCCAGCCTCATGGACACCTGTGGTCCCTCTACAtccagcctctcctcctctccttactcctcctcccatcatcatcatccttcatcctcatcttcctcttcctctgtcttgTCTTTGACTCCACCCTTGCCTCCCTCTGTGGAGCTCCCAGCTCTGTTGACGGACACAAGGCTGACCCTGGATGTGTACCGGGGGGGATCAGCTGCACTGCCTCTGCTTTGGGGGTCCATCCCGTGTCAGCTGAGGGGCCTCCAGTACCTGAGACTGGGCTCTGAGGAGAAGCCGGGCCTGGATGGTGCACTGGGTGTCCTACATCATCTGACAGCTCTGCGTTCACTGGCTGTTCGGG GACACTGTTTTTATGACTCGCAAGGTGACCCGCTGCCTGGCCTCCTCACCACTTTGCCCACATCTGTTTCCTCCCTTTCTCATCTGGTGCACCTGGATCTCTCCTTCaaccagctctcctctctgccgTCCTGCCTCCTCAGCTTGCCTGCGCTGTCCTCTTTGCTCCTCTGTCACAACCACCTCTCAGCTCTGCCTCCCGATATAGGCCAGCTGTCCTCCCTCACCTACCTAACCCTCCTGGGGAACGAGCTGGTCTCTCTTCCCCCGAGTCTGGGTCGGCTGAAACACCTACAGACACTGGATGTTTCACATAACCTCCTTCAGCAGCTACCTGATGAAATTGGTTCTCTGGAGGAGCTTGTTAAGCTGGAATTGTCCCACAACAAGCTGACGCAGCTACCAGAGAGCATGG GCTCCCTCCTCGCCCTCAGGGAGCTTGTCATCTACAGCAATGACCTCCGCCTGATCCCACAATGTCTTTACAAACTGCCTCTGCTGAAAATAGATGTGCGTGACAATCCTTTGGGACGACCCccaacccctcctcctctccctcctacACCTG ATCAAGCAGAAACAAAGATTCAAGAGTTGCACCTCGGATTTAACGAGCACAG TTTCTGTGTTTCGTCTGCTGGGTGTCATGTGTTTCTCCCAGGGGGGGCTGAGCTGCTGTTCCCCCCGGGGTGCCTGGAGACAACCACAAGACTGAAGTGGCTCGAGAAACGGCCAGATAGGAAGTGGGTGTGGCTGGAGGAGCATGACATCTTGCTGAGTCGTCCACTGGAACTTCGTCCTCATGGAATTACATTTCAGAAG CCCGTGGAGGTGTGTGTGCCATATCATCGGACAAAGAGAAGGGAGGTGGTGGTGCAGAGGTTTGACGGACAGTCATGGAGCACTCTGCCCACTGATCTGAGGAGAGGAAGCGAGAGCCACAGCAGCCGCCCTGGTGGACGTCCAGCTAGG CTGGCCTGCTGCTCAGTGAGCCACTTCTCCTGGTTTATGGCAGTGTCCCGTCCAGTGAAGGACAGTTGCTCCGTTACACCAGCCGGAGCCCTGCTGGTATCCAGCGCTGACCCTGGAGTTAAGCTTCACTTCCCTCCAGACTCCACTGTGCAGAACCGCACTATAACCTTACAG gtGCTGCAGGTTTCTGTGTCAGAGGTTCAGGCACTGTGTGGTGATCCTCAGGCCAGAGTTAGCCCTCTGCTCTGCCTCTCCCAGACACCCAGCATGCAGTTTTTGCAGCCTATCAAAGTTCAGGTCCCTCTGCCATCTGGAGTCACAG GCCACACGGTCGATGCGTCCTGTTTGCATCTGCTACACGGAGACCCCACTGCCCAAAACTGGACTGACATCACATCACAAGTGTCTCTCAACATCACCCATTTATACGCCATTTTCTACATCACACATTTCTCCTG GTACTGGCTGTGGTACACTACTCATAGCTGTGTTAGCGGGGTGGTCAGGAAGGTCTATCAAAGGCTAAAACAGTTTAAAGTCCAGTTCTTCGTCCTCCAGAGGAAGACTGATCCTTCACAAGTTATGCTGCAGTGTTTACCTGCTAACAAG GTGGACGGCAGAGTGCAGTCTTTGTCAGAGCAATACGACGGCCCTCAGCCTTCAGACCTGTGTGACCTGCTGGAAGGAGAGCAGTTCTTCGCCGGCTTTGAGAGGGGCTTAGATATCAGCACAG agaGACCCGACTGTGTAGCGGGAaggctgtgttttgtgttttactcCAGCCTGAAGAATCTGAAGGAAGTGTACATCTGTCCAGCTCAGGGTCAGACGGGGCCAGTGAGGGGACAA GTGTCTTTTTATAGAGGGGAGATTCCCAGCAACCTGCCAGAGGAAGTGTCAAGAAAGAGGAAAGGAGCTGACAGCCAGTGGCTTGCCACTTTACCACTAAGACTTCCT GCTCTAAACTCagaaaataattttataatggAAGAGCTCCAGTATCCTCCTCTGAACCTGGGTGACCCTGAGAGCGGCTACCTGACGGAGGCCAACCTGCTGTCCATCTCTCTTCAGATAGGACAGGACTGGCGTGTCATCGGCATCAGTCTTGGCTTAAGCTACCAGGAGCTGGACCGTATCCAGTTCAAGTACAG GGACAACCTAGGAGCCTTGGTGCTGGACATGCTGTTCCAATGGGCCCGGGGACAGAAGAACGCAGGACCAGGAGCAGCGTCGAGGCTGGCGGCCGCCATGATCGAGAGCGGCAGGAGAGACCTCGCGGATGAGATTGAGGACATTGTCAGTATAGGAAGGAGAAAGTACTCTGAGTCGCTGAGGAGAGTGGGCCTGGAAGCTGAGAGCTCCTCCCTCGGTGAAGCAGCAGTAGATGAAGCCACGCTGGGTGCAGATGGCTGA
- the pnpla2 gene encoding patatin-like phospholipase domain-containing protein 2 isoform X1, with protein MFPLDSPWNISFAGCGFLGIYHVGVASCLREQAPFLVENARHVYGASAGALTATALVTGVCLGETGASIIDVAKEARKRFLGPMHPSFNLVKIVRFMLRRTLPDDCHHIANGKLGISLTRVTDGENVLVSHFNNKEELVQACVCSAFIPVYCGIIPPTLQGVRYVDGGISDNLPQYELKNTITVSPFSGESDICPRDTSTNIHELRFTNTSIKFTLTNLYRVSRALFPPDPMVMKTMCKQGYKDALHFLKKNGLLNFNGPHRDRPLLANGEENEDYDDDDEEEANKREEEEGKPHVEDGAEMVDISSAIEEHIIEHLPPVLHKALIEACMERRSLAHSLSNLLPVRMASAMMLPYTLPLESAMSLTVRLLEWLPDVREDVGWIREQLSKVLQHVLRQASKSISQHVSARLSWQLELHHYQSLQSQLSSTNLFPNWVNGSSSSVQDVFTRLDQYKRQLLSGVLCINMDLQGSFNTGLMTPDNVPPSVLSPEGLTMVMDDIPPAADSEETSSSS; from the exons ATGTTTCCTCTCGACTCTCCGTGGAACATCTCGTTTGCAGGCTGCGGTTTCCTCGGTATCTACCACGTCGGTGTGGCCAGCTGTCTGCGGGAACAGGCGCCTTTTCTGGTGGAAAACGCCAGACACGTCTATGGAGCATCAGCTGGAGCTCTCACTGCCACTGCTCTGGTCACTGGAGTCTGTCTGG GAGAGACTGGTGCAAGCATCATCGATGTTGCCAAAGAGGCGAGGAAGCGATTCCTCGGGCCCATGCATCCTTCCTTTAACCTGGTGAAGATAGTGCGTTTCATGCTGCGGCGCACTCTGCCAGATGACTGCCACCATATCGCCAACGGCAAGTTGGGAATCTCTCTGACCCGAGTGACAGATGGAGAAAACGTCCTGGTGTCACACTTCAACAACAAGGAGGAGCTGGTGCAG GCATGTGTCTGCAGTGCCTTCATCCCAGTGTATTGTGGCATCATTCCTCCCACACTGCAAGGAGTG CGATATGTCGACGGAGGAATCTCAGACAACCTGCCTCAGTATGAGCTGAAAAACACCATCACCGTGTCCCCATTCTCCGGAGAGAGCGACATCTGCCCCCGAGACACCTCCACCAACATACACGAGCTGCGATTCACCAACACCAGCATCAAGTTCACTCTCACCAACCTCTACAGAGTCTCCAGGGCACTTTTCCCTCCAGACCCAATG GTTATGAAGACCATGTGTAAGCAGGGATATAAAGATGCTCTGCACTTTTTAAAGAAGAACG GATTGCTTAATTTCAACGGGCCTCATAGAGACCGACCCCTGCTGGCTAACGGCGAAGAAAATGaagattatgatgatgatgatgaggaggaggcaaataaaagggaggaagaggagggaaagcCACATGTGGAAGATGGAGCAGAGATGGTTGATATCAGTTCCGCAATAGAGGAGCATATCATCGAACACCTTCCACCCGTCCTGCACAAAG CTCTAATTGAGGCCtgcatggagaggaggagccTGGCGCATTCGCTCAGCAACCTGCTTCCTGTCAGGATGGCCTCAGCCATGATGCTCCCCTACACTCTCCCTCTGGAGTCCGCTATGTCCTTGACTGTCAG ACTTCTGGAGTGGCTGCCAGATGTGCGAGAGGATGTGGGATGGATTCGAGAGCAGTTATCAAAAGTCCTACAGCATGTTCTTCGCCAGGCCTCCAAAAGCATTTCCCAGCATGTGTCTGCCAG GTTGTCCTGGCAACTGGAGCTGCACCACTACCAGTCCCTTCAATCCCAGCTCAGCTCCACCAACCTGTTTCCCAACTGGGTGAATGGGAGCAGTTCTTCAGTCCAGGATGTCTTTACGCGTCTCGACCAGTACAAGAGGCAGCTGCTGTCTGGAGTGCTGTGCATCAACATGGACCTGCAAGGCTCCTTCAACACTGGACTGATGACACCAGATAATGTTCCTCCCTCCGTCCTGTCCCCTGAAGGCCTCACTATGGTTATGGATGATATTCCACCTGCTGCCGACTCTGAagaaaccagcagcagctcctaG
- the pnpla2 gene encoding patatin-like phospholipase domain-containing protein 2 isoform X2 gives MFPLDSPWNISFAGCGFLGIYHVGVASCLREQAPFLVENARHVYGASAGALTATALVTGVCLGETGASIIDVAKEARKRFLGPMHPSFNLVKIVRFMLRRTLPDDCHHIANGKLGISLTRVTDGENVLVSHFNNKEELVQACVCSAFIPVYCGIIPPTLQGVRYVDGGISDNLPQYELKNTITVSPFSGESDICPRDTSTNIHELRFTNTSIKFTLTNLYRVSRALFPPDPMVMKTMCKQGYKDALHFLKKNGLLNFNGPHRDRPLLANGEENEDYDDDDEEEANKREEEEGKPHVEDGAEMVDISSAIEEHIIEHLPPVLHKALIEACMERRSLAHSLSNLLPVRMASAMMLPYTLPLESAMSLTVRLLEWLPDVREDVGWIREQLSKVLQHVLRQASKSISQHVSASSGCGSPPTPEGVADCCIIPQYWTDLKNCHPQVTQT, from the exons ATGTTTCCTCTCGACTCTCCGTGGAACATCTCGTTTGCAGGCTGCGGTTTCCTCGGTATCTACCACGTCGGTGTGGCCAGCTGTCTGCGGGAACAGGCGCCTTTTCTGGTGGAAAACGCCAGACACGTCTATGGAGCATCAGCTGGAGCTCTCACTGCCACTGCTCTGGTCACTGGAGTCTGTCTGG GAGAGACTGGTGCAAGCATCATCGATGTTGCCAAAGAGGCGAGGAAGCGATTCCTCGGGCCCATGCATCCTTCCTTTAACCTGGTGAAGATAGTGCGTTTCATGCTGCGGCGCACTCTGCCAGATGACTGCCACCATATCGCCAACGGCAAGTTGGGAATCTCTCTGACCCGAGTGACAGATGGAGAAAACGTCCTGGTGTCACACTTCAACAACAAGGAGGAGCTGGTGCAG GCATGTGTCTGCAGTGCCTTCATCCCAGTGTATTGTGGCATCATTCCTCCCACACTGCAAGGAGTG CGATATGTCGACGGAGGAATCTCAGACAACCTGCCTCAGTATGAGCTGAAAAACACCATCACCGTGTCCCCATTCTCCGGAGAGAGCGACATCTGCCCCCGAGACACCTCCACCAACATACACGAGCTGCGATTCACCAACACCAGCATCAAGTTCACTCTCACCAACCTCTACAGAGTCTCCAGGGCACTTTTCCCTCCAGACCCAATG GTTATGAAGACCATGTGTAAGCAGGGATATAAAGATGCTCTGCACTTTTTAAAGAAGAACG GATTGCTTAATTTCAACGGGCCTCATAGAGACCGACCCCTGCTGGCTAACGGCGAAGAAAATGaagattatgatgatgatgatgaggaggaggcaaataaaagggaggaagaggagggaaagcCACATGTGGAAGATGGAGCAGAGATGGTTGATATCAGTTCCGCAATAGAGGAGCATATCATCGAACACCTTCCACCCGTCCTGCACAAAG CTCTAATTGAGGCCtgcatggagaggaggagccTGGCGCATTCGCTCAGCAACCTGCTTCCTGTCAGGATGGCCTCAGCCATGATGCTCCCCTACACTCTCCCTCTGGAGTCCGCTATGTCCTTGACTGTCAG ACTTCTGGAGTGGCTGCCAGATGTGCGAGAGGATGTGGGATGGATTCGAGAGCAGTTATCAAAAGTCCTACAGCATGTTCTTCGCCAGGCCTCCAAAAGCATTTCCCAGCATGTGTCTGCCAG ctctggttgtgggtctcctccaactcctgagggaGTTGCCGATTGCTGcattatccctcaatactggaccgatCTCAAAAATTGTCATCCCCAAGTCACTCAGACATAA